One Cryptomeria japonica chromosome 9, Sugi_1.0, whole genome shotgun sequence genomic window carries:
- the LOC131029731 gene encoding ubiquitin-conjugating enzyme E2-17 kDa has translation MASKRILKELKDLQKDPPTSCSAGPVAEDMFHWQATIMGPPDSPYAGGVFLVTIHFPPDYPFKPPKVAFRTKVFHPNINSNGSICLDILKEQWSPALTISKVLLSICSLLTDPNPDDPLVPEIAHMYKTDRSKYETTARSWTQKYAMG, from the exons ATGGCGTCGAAGCGTATTTTAAAGGAGCTCAAGGATCTTCAGAAGGATCCTCCTACTTCCTGCAGTGCAG GACCAGTTGCGGAGGATATGTTCCATTGGCAAGCAACAATCATGGGACCTCCAGACAGCCCCTATGCTGGTGGTGTGTTTCTGGTCACAATCCATTTCCCCCCTGATTATCCATTCAAGCCCCCCAAG GTTGCCTTCAGGACGAAAGTTTTTCATCCAAATATTAACAGCAACGGCAGTATCTGTCTTGATATTTTGAAGGAACAGTGGAGTCCCGCATTGACAATCTCGAAG gttttgcttTCAATTTGCTCTTTATTGACTGATCCAAACCCAGATGATCCTCTTGTACCTGAGATTGCTCACATGTACAAGACGGATAGATCTAAATATGAGACAACTGCGAGGAGCTGGACCCAGAAGTATGCAATGGGTTAA